A genomic stretch from Podospora pseudoanserina strain CBS 124.78 chromosome 3, whole genome shotgun sequence includes:
- a CDS encoding hypothetical protein (COG:S; EggNog:ENOG503NV2W), translated as MDVDTLEAQAPKSAPSPEPPSGNDPSEPPNGKGNQPPKKTTVRKRTKTGCLTCRRRRIKCDEGKPTCGNCIKSKRQCEGYNQRIVFKESMGPFPSGHLWGHPVYHQQAQEALLNAQLSEAQTKAASSQGPLAAIAPKPLSVDFSGTGTHPYSQGFAGPSNHSIAGPPLFSPQHIDPQQHHLPSPQHLEPQHHLPSPPLLTPNTVQYPDQYPSPGDGLPFSDYYGAQTQQPVSALGHVSPIHGHHGQYSHPQPHPHDQGYGHGHGQEIRQSVETPQLASPDTAAALSGTVSVEEGYWQSDDEASMMASDDEQGPIDPHSSHLESNDLGILVARRLDTDGDAYGVHIRSFAGHNATNVLDTYMPSSANSPLNDSQTAAIFWYFVNVTGQSMSLYERHPFDPTPMFQGQPVAKERQHIWTYTFPIMAFNHPALMQAMLALGSLQMAKLQGHPPTAAMKHYHLSLRRIAKNYQSPTRRIQPATLAATLLLGFYEVWNSDHDKWCKHMWGARAILKELPLRQMTRDILTLKRRQREQARRNHQCDEFCFDSRHHEQKDDWPEPDTEFIESLTGLKRDVEKYEQIRDLYWWYCKMDIYQSFLGGTRPFMNYEAWTQCIPRGPFGKIDSIYGTFDHLMLLLGRLASFASKDLTRKRKARKYGPPPGAPGGPGGPPGSGPPGGPPGGFEGGPPGRFPGGGPPGAGPPGGFPGGPPGTFPGAPPGPGQGRGASPPPFTGLMPSSGTFDIPKGFSPPRESTPPPDSSSSSEEPEDFSTSTAKALQEWESIRAAFELFRSKLGPDFEPMGPDFAPPDMTPFGPALIYRTYSIAGIWMNYYMGLIILHRSHPSMPPIAIYAAGMAAQQTGRWANEIARIAAGLHEDTTHVSAVSTLVGAAFIESCFCLFVAGVQFQSLPQRHFTIRRLRDIARLTGWQSARQIADGCESGWNKAASLGRGPPYHSPPELGPLFPDNIWNRPRRIDRRIREIEASEEAPDGKLVLAKTEQAHYALGLLSVERDLDELVIVEEEDEKRRKGGN; from the exons TGGCCACCTTTGGGGACATCCTGTGTACCATCAGCAGGCCCAGGAGGCCCTTCTGAACGCTCAGCTCTCGGAAGCACAAACCAAGGCTGCCTCGTCACAAGGACCGCTTGCCGCTATTGCTCCCAAGCCGCTATCCGTTGATTTTTCTGGTACCGGGACGCACCCTTACTCTCAGGGCTTTGCGGGACCTTCCAACCATTCTATCGCTGGGCCACCCCTCTTTAGCCCGCAGCACATCGacccacaacaacatcactTGCCTAGCCCGCAGCACCTCGAGCCACAGCATCACTTGCCCAGCCCGCCGCTCTTGACTCCCAATACTGTTCAGTATCCCGACCAGTATCCTTCACCTGGGGACGGGTTGCCCTTCTCGGACTATTATGGAGCTCAGACTCAACAGCCGGTTAGCGCTCTTGGACATGTCTCCCCCATTCATGGTCACCATGGTCAATattctcatcctcaaccccatccccatgaCCAGGGCTATGGTcatggccatggccaagAGATCCGGCAGAGTGTTGAGACACCACAGTTGGCTTCGCCAGATACGGCAGCGGCACTCAGCGGCACTGTGTCTGTGGAAGAAGGATACTGGCAGTCTGACGATGAAGCTTCCATGATGGCATCAGACGATGAACAAGGGCCGATAGACCCGCACAGCAGCCATCTCGAGTCTAACGATCTCGGTATCCTCGTGGCTCGGCGTCTCGACACCGACGGTGATGCCTACGGCGTTCACATCCGGTCCTTTGCCGGTCACAATGCCACCAACGTCCTCGACACGTACATGCCGTCGTCAGCAAACTCACCCCTCAACGACTCCCAAACCGCCGCCATCTTCTGGTACTTTGTCAACGTCACAGGCCAAAGCATGTCTCTCTACGAGCGCCACCCCTTTGACCCCACCCCCATGTTCCAAGGACAGCCCGTCGCCAAGGAGCGGCAACACATCTGGACCT ATACTTTCCCCATCATGGCGTTCAACCACCCGGCCCTCATGCAGGCGATGCTCGCGCTGGGTAGTCTGCAAATGGCCAAGCTCCAGGGCCaccccccaacagcagcgaTGAAGCACTACCACTTGAGTCTCCGACGTATCGCTAAGAACTATCAAAGTCCTACTCGACGGATCCAACCAGCCACTCTGGCAGCTACTTTGCTGCTTGGCTTCTACGAGGTGTGGAACTCGGATCACGATAAATGGTGTAAACACATGTGGGGCGCTCGCGCGATCCTGAAGGAGCTTCCCCTACGGCAAATGACGCGTGATATTCTCACTCTGAAGCGGAGACAGCGGGAGCAAGCGAGGCGTAATCACCAGTGTGATGAGTTTTGTTTCGACTCGCGTCATCATGAGCAAAAGGATGACTGGCCGGAGCCGGACACGGAGTTTATTGAGAGTCTGACGGGGTTGAAG AGGGATGTTGAAAAGTATGAGCAGATTAGGGATTTGTATTGGTGGTATTGCAAGATGGATATTTATCAGAGTTTTCTGGGGGGGACGAGGCCTTT CATGAATTATGAGGCGTGGACGCAGTGTATTCCTAGGGGGCCGTTTGGGAAGATTGATTCGAT TTATGGGACTTTTGACCatttgatgttgttgttgggacgGTTGGCGAGTTTTGCGTCGAAGGatttgacgaggaagaggaaggcgaggaagtaTGGGCCGCCGCCTGGAGCTCCAGGTGGTCCTGGCGGTCCTCCTGGTAGTGGTCCCCCGGGTGGTCCTCCTGGTGGTTTTGAGGGTGGTCCCCCAGGAAGATTCCCCGGCGGTGGTCCTCCTGGTGCCGGCCCCCCTGGAGGCTTCCCGGGTGGCCCGCCCGGAACTTTCCCCGGCGCCCCCCCGGGACCCGGCCAGGGAAGAGGTgcatctccaccccccttcaccgGCCTAATGCCCTCCTCGGGCACCTTCGACATCCCCAAAGGCTTCTCTCCACCCCGGGagtccacccctcccccggactcttcttcctcctcggaaGAACCAGAAGActtctccacctcgaccGCCAAAGCTCTCCAAGAATGGGAATCCATCCGCGCCGCCTTTGAGCTCTTCCGCTCCAAGCTCGGCCCCGACTTTGAGCCCATGGGTCCTGACTTCGCGCCCCCAGACATGACCCCCTTTGGCCCGGCTTTGATCTACAGGACTTACAGCATCGCGGGGATATGGATGAATTACTACATGGGGCTGATTATTTTGCACAGAAGCCACCCGTCGATGCCCCCGATTGCAATATATGCCGCCGGCATGGCGGCGCAGCAGACGGGGAGGTGGGCTAATGAGATTGCGAGGATCGCGGCGGGGTTGCATGAGGATACCACGCATGTTAGTGCTGTGAGCACGCTGGTGGGTGCGGCGTTTATAGAGAGCTGtttttgcttgtttgtgGCGGGGGTGCAG TTccaatccctcccccaacgccacTTCACcatccgccgcctccgcGACATAGCCCGGCTAACAGGCTGGCAATCCGCCCGCCAAATCGCCGACGGCTGCGAGTCCGGCTGGAACAAAGCCGCCTCCCTCGGCCGCGGCCCACCCTACCACTCACCCCCCGAGCTCGGCCCCTTATTCCCAGACAACATCTGGAACCGTCCCCGGCGTATCGATCGCCGGATCCGCGAGATTGAAGCCTCGGAAGAAGCCCCAGACGGGAAACTCGTCCTGGCAAAAACAGAACAAGCCCACTACGCGCTTGGGCTGCTGAGCGTGGAGCGGGATTTGGATGAACTGGTaattgttgaggaggaggatgagaagaggaggaagggggggaacTAG
- the PUP2 gene encoding proteasome component pup2 (COG:O; MEROPS:MER0047611; EggNog:ENOG503NWYW) translates to MFMARSEYDRGINTFSPEGRLFQVEYSLEAIKLGSTAIGISTSTGVILGVEKRVTSSLLETSSVEKIVEIDRHIGCAMSGLQADARSMVEHARVECQSHAFNYNENLRVESCTQAICDLALRFGESADGEESIMSRPFGVALLIAGYDEDGPSLYHAEPSGTFYRYDAKAIGSGSEGAQAELQNEYHKSLTIEDAETLVLKTLKQVMEEKLDSKNVQLASVTKERGFRIYTDEEMAAVVERLPAN, encoded by the exons ATGTTTATGGCAAGATCAGAATACG ATCGGGGTATCAA caccttctcccccgaAGGCCGCCTCTTCCAAGTAGAATACTCCCTCGAAGCAATTAAACTCGGCTCAACCGCCATCggcatctccacctccaccggcgTCATCCTCGGCGTCGAAAAGCgcgtcacctcctccctcctcgagaCCTCCTCCGTCGAGAAGATCGTCGAGATCGACCGCCACATCGGCTGCGCAATGTCGGGCCTCCAAGCCGACGCCCGCTCCATGGTCGAGCACGCCCGCGTAGAGTGCCAATCCCACGCCTTCAACTACAACGAGAACCTCCGCGTCGAGTCCTGCACCCAGGCCATTTGCGATCTTGCCCTCCGCTTCGGCGAGAGCGCcgatggagaggagagcATCATGTCCAGACCGTTTGGTGTGGCGTTGTTGATTGCGGGCTATGACGAGGACGGGCCGAGCTTGTATCATGCCGAGCCGAGCGGGACGTTTTACAGGTATGATGCCAAGGCTattgggagtgggagtgaggGGGCGCAGGCGGAGTTGCAGAATGAGTATCACAAG TCGTTGACCATCGAGGATGCGGAGACTCTGGTTCTCAAGACATTGAAGCAGGtcatggaggagaagctcgacTCCAAGAATGTCCAGCTTGCTAGCGTCACCAAGGAGCGCGGGTTCAGAATATACacggatgaggagatggctgcggtggtggagaggctTCCTGCGAACTAG